GACTGCCGTGGACGACATAATATCTGGCTCATCAACATCGAAAGTCTCAGATATCATACTGATAACTGATGGCGAGGACAGAGTAGCTATAGATACCGTTCGTCGCGCACTTGCACGTGCTAATGCCAGATTACACACAGTAATGATATATGGAAACAATCCAGACCTGAGAGTAGTGTCGGAAAGCTACATGGTGGCTACGAAACTAGACAGAGAAGAAGCCCTCAAAGTGATAATGGCCGGCACCTAGGGCGGCTCGATTCTATAGAATTTCACAATATTGTCAATATTGACATTATGAAGGGTTTCTTCGTCTACTAAGCCTTCCTTGAGTAGCTCTAGTTGTCTATCGATTATCTCCCAGGGACATGATGAGACACAAGGTCTCTTCGGATCATCTATATAATCCGATTCTATCATAATTGACGTGCCCGACATTCTCTCGAAAGCTTTTCTCATTAGTTCTTTTTTACCCGCTATCGTGGCCCAGTATCCGCCTCGAGTAGCATATTCTGCTACCCTTATAGATGCATGGTGGAAGAGTATATTTGTGCGTGGTATAGATACGAGTTCCACCAGCTTTGTCATAGTATCCACTGTGGCAGGTCCTGCATTCTCAAGGTGCAAGTGTATTATACAGTCATAGTCACGTGCTAGCTCTAAAGCTCTAGTAGTTATTGTGGATGCTATTGCAACCCTTTCGGGCATCGTCTTATAGTGCTGTCTGCCTACTTCTCCAATACCGTCTAGGAGTCCACGTTTGCACAAGTCGGCTACGTATTCTATCACTTTGAGCCCGAGGTTTAGTGTATCCTCTGGCGAGAGGCCCATTGATATGAGTCTATCTACCTCAGCTGGATGGAATCCAGCCAGACAAGAAACGCGTAGACCAGTCTCACGGGCCTTTTTACACTCGTCAAGATGTTGCTTTATAGCCCTAGTATACATCTCGAATGTCGGCTCTACATCAATATTATAATGCCAC
The window above is part of the Pyrodictium delaneyi genome. Proteins encoded here:
- a CDS encoding TatD family hydrolase, producing the protein MKGLVFADAHMHSSPKGLGAAAIAEKFINKGGWFAALVMLPPWHYNIDVEPTFEMYTRAIKQHLDECKKARETGLRVSCLAGFHPAEVDRLISMGLSPEDTLNLGLKVIEYVADLCKRGLLDGIGEVGRQHYKTMPERVAIASTITTRALELARDYDCIIHLHLENAGPATVDTMTKLVELVSIPRTNILFHHASIRVAEYATRGGYWATIAGKKELMRKAFERMSGTSIMIESDYIDDPKRPCVSSCPWEIIDRQLELLKEGLVDEETLHNVNIDNIVKFYRIEPP